In Clupea harengus chromosome 13, Ch_v2.0.2, whole genome shotgun sequence, one DNA window encodes the following:
- the si:ch73-52p7.1 gene encoding uncharacterized protein si:ch73-52p7.1, with translation MSLLSVCEQAVLSCLLWLTIAPGLLHGEFHVARVTDHSLCICLCVRELPHCSEPDSSECSCKDHPLSWLQRAEGTSLVQRRRFTVWYSSPPHVALLLHNAEVRHLSLVRCWALAVAPGCVAASALSAGATAATAKLASPEHFVVQRLERLTMWPPVGRSGSNQDLFLGREMGAPHHEEARIAVINTSVLAGDLKLRAYTVSTGLDGNGLLPFPNLHTLPREGLPDSSSIFVTFLY, from the coding sequence ATGAgtctcctgagtgtgtgtgagcaagcggTCCTCTCCTGCCTGCTCTGGTTGACCATAGCCCCGGGACTGTTGCACGGTGAGTTCCACGTAGCCCGCGTGACGGACCACAGCCTGTGCATCTGCCTGTGCGTACGTGAGCTCCCCCACTGCAGCGAGCCCGACTCCAGTGAGTGCAGCTGCAAGGACCACCCTCTCTCCTGGCTGCAGCGGGCCGAGGGCACCAGCCTGGTGCAGCGGCGCCGGTTCACCGTCTGGTACTCCTCGCCGCCCCACGTCGCCCTCTTGCTGCACAACGCGGAAGTGCGCCACTTGTCGCTGGTGAGGTGCTGGGCCCTGGCCGTGGCACCAGGCTGCGTGGCTGCCTCCGCCCTCTCTGCTGGTGCCACCGCCGCCACTGCCAAGCTGGCATCTCCTGAGCACTTTGTGGTGCAGAGGCTGGAGAGGCTGACGATGTGGCCGCCTGTCGGTCGATCCGGGTCGAACCAGGACCTGTTTCTGGGAAGGGAGATGGGCGCGCCGCACCACGAGGAGGCTCGCATCGCTGTCATAAACACCTCCGTGCTGGCAGGGGACCTCAAGCTCAGGGCCTACACGGTGAGCACCGGCTTGGATGGTAACGGACTCCTGCCGTTCCCTAACCTACACACGCTGCCCCGCGAAGGGCTTCCGGACAGTTCCAGCATATTTGTGACCTTTCTCTATTGA
- the LOC105898158 gene encoding uncharacterized protein LOC105898158 produces the protein MIETIRLFQLVLILEGVSNVRMVAPPDNVTILCQNGRNIAYWNHTGPSLDPVLFSVAIKGYWDGATLIQSNTSEHHIDMSLATPPTKKGIYIFTLAACDGSSVSDEVDVIFSYDRDFSSDVACFMDLPRPNVTVGTNLVKFGFENPASALVPVDEGEPYDYEGNYTEGHDEEEVQFYYVVYINNEKQLDFECSPVAEICYGEILRSADSGNCALEIEGYLDAVRYKSSTNICNSASEKGSWPIYLLVVSCIMVLVTLVGILLGARKVVKTMIERASVMMPGSLKSKPVAGSQCILQPESSVASQVQTGCTPLLQSPEDSPDVTPTAVTPSSCQEKTHFRIPAPATSSEDQPGDGYEARLKAEPLPQLRPQGCDVSNDDCYMQRARITNNTSDSPRASVVIEIAPGDSVSGYGPR, from the exons ATGATAGAAACGATTCGTTTATTTCAGCTTGTATTGATTTTGGAAGGAGTCAGCAATGTCAGGATGG TTGCACCCCCAGACAATGTGACCATCCTCTGCCAGAATGGCAGAAACATTGCCTACTGGAACCACACTGGACCCTCGCTGGATCCGGTCTTGTTCTCAGTGGCGATTAAAGGTTATTG GGATGGCGCGACATTAATTCAATCCAACACATCCGAACATCATATCGACATGTCCTTAGCCACGCCGCCTACAAAAAAGGgcatatacattttcactttGGCGGCCTGTGATGGATCCAGCGTTTCTGATGAAGTTGATGTCATATTCAGCTATGACCGTGATTTTTCATCTGACGTAGCCT GTTTCATGGACCTCCCGAGGCCAAACGTGACGGTTGGGACCAATTTGGTCAAGTTCGGATTTGAAAATCCTGCGTCAGCCCTTGTGCCTGTCGATGAAGGTGAGCCCTATGACTACGAGGGGAATTACACTGAAGGACACGATGAAGAGGAAGTGCAATTTTACTACGTTGTCTACATCAATAATGAG AAGCAACTTGACTTTGAGTGCTCCCCGGTGGCTGAAATATGCTATGGCGAGATACTGCGGAGCGCAGACTCAGGAAACTGCGCCCTGGAGATAGAGGGATACCTTGACGCCGTGCGCTATAAGTCCTCCACAAACATATGCAACTCTGCTTCTGAAAAGG GTTCTTGGCCCATCTATCTGTTGGTGGTGAGCTGCATCATGGTCTTGGTGACACTAGTGGGCATTCTCCTGGGTGCACGGAAAGTGGTCAAGACTATGATAGAACGCGCAAGCGTCATGATGCCC GGTTCTTTAAAATCCAAACCAGTGGCAGGTTCCCAATGCATTCTGCAACCTGAGTCTTCCGTTGCCAGCCAGGTCCAGACGGGGTGCACTCCTCTGCTTCAGTCGCCTGAGGACTCCCCCGACGTCACCCCGACGGCCGTCACGCCATCCAGCTGCCAGGAGAAGACCCATTTCCGGATCCCCGCTCCAGCCACCTCTAGTGAGGATCAACCAGGGGACGGTTATGAAGCCCGTCTCAAGGCTGAGCCACTCCCCCAACTACGACCTCAGGGCTGTGATGTCAGCAATGATGACTGCTACATGCAGAGAGCGAGAATCACCAACAACACTTCAGACAGCCCTCGCGCCTCCGTCGTCATTGAGATCGCTCCAGGGGACAGTGTCAGTGGTTACGGACCTCGCTAG